The Salvelinus sp. IW2-2015 unplaced genomic scaffold, ASM291031v2 Un_scaffold4467, whole genome shotgun sequence genomic interval AGTTGCGTGGTTGTCAAGGAAATGACTCCCGTTCGGGAAACCAGAATCAACCCAAGGGGGCTGGGCGACAGCTGGTGCGTCATAGTACACGGGATCAATTGGAGTAGAAAGGCAGATTACATTGGCTTACTGGGCTGCGCGCACAATGAAGGGCTGGGTTGGTGGATAGACAGACATTGTTGGAAAGGAGGGCAAGAGGAGAAGAATATACGGGTATCTTACCCAAACTACTGTTAATCCAGACGTCACCATCTCACAATTCCCTAAATCGCTATAGCGACAGATGTGTAGTATACTACTAGTGGCCGGTGCAACGTTCAAAATAGTCCACACAAAGGCTCCAAAAAGACCCACACTTTCCGACAATGACGCCCCTGAGTTCGCGCATTTCTGCTGACACTGTCATGCCAACCAACATCAGTCATGAATGAATGTGATATCGATTGATTCTCAAGTTCTCGTTGTGTGTGCTTGTTACTTTGAAATGATCGACTCGCCCCAAATGCTGTTCTCACAACTGACGTGgcgtggttagctagctagccagctaacgttaacttggGAGTACYAACGTTACCTGGCTAATTCAACCAGTTTGTAAATGTTCACTAATTTGGGCTARGTAGCAGGTGCTCACATGCACAATGTATCATTTATAAACAAGACAATTTTGTCTTACACATTTGCATAGCCACACGTTCGTGGACTAATGTTAGCTACGATCTAGCTAAAATAGTTTAGCTAGGTTAGCAAACGTTAACATGAGCTATGCACCTATATTCTTACCTGTCTGCGTAGAAGAGTCCACTTCATTCATAAAATGTGAATTTATCCGTCTAAATACATGTAACCATGGCTACTGCTAAGTTGGCCTTGTCATTCTGTGGATATTTTTCATTCAATATTCCTGTATAAAACAGAATACAAGGATTCCAGCGACCAGTTTACTACTTGTCCCGCGCSGGGAGYAGCCAACTCCAGTCTAGACAGTTTGCGCGTGCATGCTGCTTATTTCCCACCGTGTGCGTGCTCGTCTGAAATGACAAGTGAGCTGAacatatttccttatatgaaaagTAAAAGGGTTATTAAGCGCGGATTTGCGCTTAtaagggtcgttacaatattgaaaggcaacaatttcaaagactttactgagttactgttcatataagaaaatcagtcaactgaaagaaagaaattaggccctaatcattggatttcacatgactgggcagggtgtagctatgggtgggccttggagggtaTAGGTCCACCcccttggcagccaggcccacccactggggagcaaatcccagccaatcagaattagtttctccccacaaaatggctttactacagacagaaatactcctcagcacagCCCCCAGACGACCCTgcggtgaagaagctggatgtgaatGGGCCGGCGTGGTTACACAtagtctgcgattgtgaggccggttggatgtactggaACATTctgtaaaatgacattggaggcagcttatggcagagaaataaCATTCAtgtctctggcaacagctctggtggacattcctgcagtaccaCTGCCTCAAACTTGAGAactctatggcattgtgttgtgtgataaaactgctcattttaagtggccttttattgtccccagcacaaggtggacctgGTAATGATAAtgcgtttaatcagcttcttgatatgacacacctgtcaggtggctggattatcttggcaaaggataaatgctcactaacagggatgtaaacaacatttgtgcacaaaatctgagagaaataacctttttgtgtatatgaaaaatgtctgggatttttttttttcagctcatgaaccatGGGCAAATATTTTACGTTGTTTAaactttgttcagtgtatataaaaattAGTTGTGTATACATTACTTAATTAAGCAGACTGCTTTTTCTTTGATGAAATGCATTTTAAATGCCCCAAAGAGCCCTGGAAgtatttattctgtacaggtttctcCATGTCTGTCATTTCAATATGGAAATATAATGTCAGGTAACTCACAAAGCCAGCCTCAGTGCAACCAACCAACAAACCAAGTGAACGGAAAATATGAATTAAAAGGGCTAAATTAGGAAATGGTCCAATGCAGGAGATGCAGAGCTGTCCTGTCTGCGGAGTGAAGTTTGTATGAGAGAGCGCTTGTCTCTAAAGCAATACAAGCTTAGACACGTTAAGAGTTGGGTTTGAGTCATTTGTTTATAGTGTAAAACCTTGACTCTCCACAGACGACTGCTCTGCTGTGGAGGGAGGTGTGTCAGTGGCCATCCCAGTCTAGCTCTGGTCCTAAACGTTTATAAAAGGCTCAGATCAGCAAGCTCGCGTAACGCCCGGGACCAGAGCTATTCCCAGCCCGTCTACCAGAGGAAGAGGGCTTGCCGTCCTGCCTGGCCATGAAAGAGAGGCAACTGAACAGCAGCAGGAGATCCTTCAGCAGTTTGGAGGGGGCTGTGTTGATAACTACTCTCCTGAGGAAGTCTGGGCTGTTGAGATTAGATTGTTGTTTATTGCCTAAAAGAGGAAAATCCTACTATAGCTCACACCTACATACACAACCCACACATTACATACACAAACCACACATTACATACACAAACCACACTTTACATACACAAACCACACATTACATACACAAACCACACATTACATAAATCACATTGTAACATGGCAGCAAACAAACAACAGtaaacagtccccccccccccccatagaatTCGGTAATGATTCATGGTGATAACCCCCGCGCAGGGATGAAACTCCTCCTGAAGCGTGCAGTGCAGCCTTTACAGTAATTGTCTGACACCTCCAACCTGATGGCAGGAAAGGTGAGCTCTGACATCACAGCCGAGGTGGTACCCTGAAGGACTACATGTGAGCTACATGATCACCTGTTTGATCCAGCTCCTGGCGCTGTAGGAGTCAGCCCTCTGCTTCAGGATGCCGTAGGTGTTGATGATGAACTCTgtgaggagggggtggagagtcATACTATAGCCTAGCTGCTTCAGCTTGGCCATCAGCTCAGCGTGACGCTGGGACAGCTGGAGCCTGTAGCCCTCGTCCACCTTCCCCGTCAGAGGGTGTGTGGACCCCTGAGGAAAAGGGCGGGGTCAAGCATTTGGTTTGAGTCTCATTGGCACCCTATTTCCAAAtgagtgcactactgttgaccagggtccatatagGGCTCCATttgaatagggtgcatttgggacacacacacgcagtcaaaagtagtgcactatatagtttagagggtgccatttgggactcagacaacCTCATGGGAGTGGGGATTAGCCTGTAGAGTTTCTAATTCagttatactgtacatgtcattaTCCAACTCTCTCTTACACATTTGTTTAGAACAGATTTGGAATTAACTTCTTAGGAAATGGAAAACCTTTTTGACTGGGATAAACCGGTTTGGGAGGCTTTGATTTCCATCTGTGTGTGAATCATTGAAATGACTACATGGCACACAACCCACCCTGTTGTTCAACTAGCATTATCCCTAGCAGCAGAAGGAATGTGTTGTTCAACTAGTCTATTATCCCTTAGCGACAGAAGGAATGTGTTGTTCAACTAGCCTATTATCCTTAGCTGACAGAAGGAATGTGTTGTTCAACTAGTCTATTATCCTTAGCAGACAGAAGGAATGTGTTGTTCAACTAGTCTATATCCTTAGCAGACAGAAGGAATGTGTTGTTCAACTAGTCCTATTATCCCTTACTGACAGAAGGAATGTGTTGTTCACTAGTCTATTATCCCTTAGCAGACAGAAGGAAGTGTTGTTCAACTAGTCTATTATCCTTAGCAGACAGAAGGAATGTGTTGTTCAACTAGTCTATTATCGCTTAGCTGACAGAAGGAATGGTTTGTTCAACTAGTCTATTATCCTTTAGCTGACAGAAGGAATGTGTTGTTCAACTAGTCTATTATCCCTTAGCAGACAGAAGGAATGTGTTGTTCAACTAGTCTTTTATCCCTTAGCAGACAGAAGGAATGTGTTGTTCAACTAGTCTATATCCCTTAGCGACAGAAGGAATGTGTTGTTCAACTAGCTATTATCCCTTAGCAGACAGAAGGAATGGCTTTCAACTTTCTTATAATTCAAAAACTGGAAtgaccacacacaccacgcaccaccacacacacacacacacacacacaccattcacaccTGAATGATCTTGTCTCGTATATTGAGCACAGTGAACCCATAGAGTCTGTTCTGGCCCTGGAATACATAGGACAGGATCCTTCGATCCAGCTGGAAGGCTATCTCCCCCACCAACCGCTCTGGATCTGATCAATAACATCATTACACAACCTCTGAATCTGCATGGATTACTTCAATAGATCTCATTACACAACATCAACATTCATCCACAGCTAGTTTACAAAATGTTCATATTCTAAACAACATCCAAACGGTATCCTGTTTCCTATATTGCTATATTGACCAGCCCTATAGCCTACTCAAAgttatgcactatataggaatagggtgcaatttgggaccaACACAATAGTTTTGAATACAtgtttttctattctattctgctaTTACAATATGTTTATAATCAGCTCAGTTGATACAAAATGGTGATTCAATTTCTGACTAACATTTTTCTCTAAGGATCATGTACAACATTGTAATGAGCAAACGACCATTTCACCACACTTTCACCTTCTGAGACATGACGTAAGAACAGCTTGCAGTATCTTCATGTTCTCGTGGGTTGTGCACATGCAGCTCTTGGTGTAGGACTCCAGGTTAACCAGGGAAGACGTTCTGTGAGGATGTTTGGAAGATTGATGCAGCTCATGTTTGAATCTGTCCTCATCCACGATGTCTTGCCACTGAATAGTTGTGTTCCTGCCTGTGGGTAGGAAATTCACATCAGAATCAATTCTAAATGCAAAAAGGGTGACAAATTGAGACAAAAAAAACAGGCAAATAATTAAGCAAATATATGTAGATGCTCTCCCCTTTGACTACATCCTCCCTCTGCTGACCTCACTCAAGCCATGGGTTGCTTAGACGTCGCacgcatcaaccaatggttgcgtgcgaCGTCATCGACTGACAGATGTATAACATATGATTTGGTTAGTCGATAGGTAAAATATCTATCCAGGCCTTTTAAGATCTGGCAACGTCTAAACATGGAACCATGAACGTTCTCAACCATCAGTATCTGTCCTTAGATCAACTATAACTAATGTAGTTTATAAATTGTTTTTGAACGACCCTGGGTTtgtaagcgcggaaatcgactcttgCCGCACGAGCATATGCGGCACAGACGATAGCGCACCGAatctcgggctagaaggtcgagggttcgagacctgctcccggcctgtttcattacattattatatgTCCAATATTTTAGCTGGTGCTTTGCTAGGACCTGCATGGCAGTACTGATATGCAGGGTTGGGattaattacatttcatttcacgCCGTATAGTGTAAATCCAATTCTTCAGCTTTTCCAACCCTGCTTATTAATTCTAACGGTACGGACGTGTCACGTCTTGGACGTCCTCTAGTGGCAAAGAGCGGCACACGCACCACCATTACCCACATAGATGGAGATTGCAATGCGTAAACCATACTTGAACAGTTACCTGTCGATTTCCTGAGAGTATCGCTGGTTAGAGCGGAGGTTTGCAGTTTGGACTTCAGATCAAAGTTTTCCTTCATCAGGCCAAGCATTATTTTCAGGTCGTCATTCTCGTACCGCAGTTTCTCATTCTCCAAGCGCAATGACGCACCGCCCCCCTCTGTATCCATATCCACCCAGACACTTCTCCGACTCCAAGCGCCTACTTCAGGCGTTCAGACAATTGAGAGACAACCCGCAAGTTTGTAGACCCTTTCCGTCTGTCTTATAAATCAAATCCTCAAATGAAATAGGTTATAAATAGCATCGTAATAGGGTGTCAGAACGTTCGATTTAACTTGACACCGTTGTCATGT includes:
- the LOC112077350 gene encoding speriolin-like protein, which codes for MDTEGGGASLRLENEKLRYENDDLKIMLGLMKENFDLKSKLQTSALTSDTLRKSTDPERLVGEIAFQLDRRILSYVFQGQNRLYGFTVLNIRDKIIQGSTHPLTGKVDEGYRLQLSQRHAELMAKLKQLGYSMTLHPLLTEFIINTYGILKQRADSYSARSWIKQVIIVDFPLLGNKQQSNLNSPDFLRRVVINTAPSKLLKDLLLLFSCLSFMARQDGKPSSSGRRAGNSSGPGRYASLLI